From the genome of Plectropomus leopardus isolate mb chromosome 13, YSFRI_Pleo_2.0, whole genome shotgun sequence, one region includes:
- the arhgap35b gene encoding LOW QUALITY PROTEIN: rho GTPase-activating protein 35 (The sequence of the model RefSeq protein was modified relative to this genomic sequence to represent the inferred CDS: deleted 2 bases in 1 codon), protein MMAKKQDARSPIYNLIVVGLSGTEKEKGQCGVGKSCLCNRFVRPSADDFYLDHTSVLSTSDFGGRVVNNDHFLFWGEVSRVLEEGPECRMHVVEQTEFIDDQTFQPHRSTAMQPYIKRAAATKLASAEKLMYFCTDQLGLEQDFEQKQMPEGKLQVDGFLLCVDVSRGMNRNFDDQLKFVTNLYGQLSKTKKPIVLVLTKCDEGVERYIKDAHTFAITKKSLPVVETSARSNINVDLAFLTLVQLIDKSRGKPKIIPYFEALKLQSQQIASAKDRYEWLINRIVKNHNETWLNTSRRMNTSPEYKEYVFLEGTAKCKKLFQQHVYRLKQEHIERRRKIYLSTLPLALSSLVPDLDEIDQLSWSGVQKVLESKQHFAHWFVVLEDSPWEDTSHIDNMEDERIPSDLLETAEAEDIFNAHLEHLRNECRRAEMRLEFKHKLASSPFVTPGRPWEEARSFIMNEEFYQWLEEPEYLDLYNRHQKEIIDRAKEDFQELLLEYSELFYELEVDAKPSKEKMGAIQEVLGEEQRFKALQKLPAERDALVLKHIHFVYHPTKETCPSSPHCVDSKIEQLLVSRFPTCYPFFDVKAHFGDTKADRINLVILGKDGLAREFANEIRTLCTNDDWYVLDGKMYELTLRPIEGNVRLPVNSFHTPTFTPHGCLCLYNSKESLSYVIESLERLRESTLGRRDSQLAQLPTSLLLVTKRGVGSYVDIGGETALNLITQGQQVARRLQCSFLDPASPGVGYGHNVNETQINQVLRGLLDIRRSTSFSSSSPPLLPEPPGLRDSPHQPAPEADLRIVMCLMCGDSYDIEQLLSPFLMHQHCRPMSNCGTSVLLEQTVGGHKLAIELSLLSYHASFTLRKSRLVHGYIAVYSVSRKASLETLCAFLCEVQDIIPVQLLAVGDSQAELTDSDYACEQLIQGEELAHEIEGRFNSVVCGSGGVVGGLHRIEMFHSFLMEVVEKRNIVEATHMYDNVAEACTNENVYSPRCSSPSPVTMFLDSEDDVEPSPPYYDGTLTSHSGGFNMPDLDSSDISVISDIRDFENKLNNKVPPQVRVKPGVTFDFRKVSRNPYIDTLGHRRSLPSAVTWVPGGDVGYDPSDYAEPIDAVSKPRPSNEEIIYSVPHDSTQGKIITIRNSNRMHSNGNGSDSEADSSSLERRRKFSAAGVKPRLYRDRSKRLGKFSSFRTSFIGSDDEMGALPKSKEDDFGTLKGESLVNEESEDPKKRNILKSLRRTAKKTRPKPRPAIPKPPESNYFGVPLVNVVSPDRPIPLFIDKCVRFIETTGLNTEGLYRVSGNKSEMESMQRQFEQDHGLDLVEKDFSINTVAGALKSFFSELPEPLVPCALQVDLLDAFKINDREQRLYAMKDVLRKFPRENYDVFKFVVSHLHKVSQLNRVNLMTSENLSICFWPTLMRPDFTTMDALTATRTYQTIIESFIHQCAFFFYNQPLLDSPTGLAGLPASPTTTLSGSSAYSCYRSSPPHTTAHQPPQQSPPTTPQSPLQSLLPPLHQHPHSHHSPAETRDTVRRDSETTCAHDDAGPYHQHTEIKKKNKNKKKNVHLHTTFLIMD, encoded by the exons ATGATGGCGAAAAAGCAAGATGCCCGGTCGCCCATTTACAACCTCATTGTGGTGGGTTTGTCaggaacagagaaagagaaggggCAATGTGGAGTTGGCAAGTCCTGCCTATGTAATAGGTTTGTGCGGCCCAGTGCTGATGACTTCTACCTGGACCACACATCCGTGTTGAGCACCAGTGACTTTGGGGGTCGAGTGGTTAATAATGATCACTTTCTGTTTTGGGGGGAGGTGTCCCGGGTTCTGGAGGAGGGGCCTGAGTGCAGGATGCATGTTGTGGAGCAAACAGAGTTCATTGATGACCAGACATTTCAGCCACACCGTAGCACTGCTATGCAGCCCTATATCAAACGGGCAGCCGCAACCAAGCTGGCTTCAGCAGAGAAGCTCATGTACTTCTGTACAGATCAGCTGGGCCTGGAGCAAGACtttgagcaaaaacaaatgccTGAGGGTAAGCTGCAGGTCGACGGCTTCCTGCTTTGTGTTGATGTCAGCCGGGGCATGAACCGCAACTTTGATGACCAgctcaaatttgtcacaaacctGTATGGTCAGCTTAGCAAGACTAAGAAACCCATTGTGCTGGTCCTCACCAAATGTGATGAAGGAGTTGAACGCTACATCAAAGACGCACATACCTTTGCCATCACAAAAAAGAGTCTGCCAGTAGTTGAGACATCTGCACGCTCAAATATAAATGTGGACCTTGCCTTTCTCACTTTGGTTCAGCTTATTGATAAGAGCAGGGGGAAGCCCAAGATCATTCCTTACTTTGAAGCTCTAAAGCTCCAGAGTCAGCAGATAGCTTCTGCCAAGGATCGCTATGAATGGCTAATCAACCGTATTGTAAAGAATCATAATGAAACCTGGTTAAACACCAGCCGACGCATGAACACCTCCCCAGAGTACAAAGAATATGTGTTCTTGGAGGGAACGGCCAAATGCAAGAAGCTTTTTCAACAGCATGTCTACCGTCTGAAGCAGGAGCATATTGAGAGGCGTCGCAAAATATACTTAAGCACTCTTCCTTTAGCACTTAGTTCTTTGGTGCCTGATCTTGATGAGATAGATCAGCTGAGCTGGTCTGGGGTACAGAAGGTCCTTGAGTCCAAGCAGCACTTTGCCCACTGGTTTGTTGTTCTGGAGGACTCACCATGGGAGGATACATCCCACATTGATAACATGGAAGATGAGAGAATCCCTTCAGACCTGCTGGAGACGGCGGAAGCGGAGGACATATTTAACGCCCACCTGGAACATCTTCGCAATGAGTGCAGACGGGCAGAGATGAGGCTGGAGTTTAAACATAAGTTAGCTTCCTCTCCCTTTGTCACACCTGGTAGACCTTGGGAGGAGGCTCGCAGCTTTATCATGAATGAAGAGTTCTACCAGTGGCTTGAGGAGCCAGAGTACTTGGACCTCTACAACCGTCATCAGAAAGAGATCATTGATCGTGCTAAAGAGGACTTCCAGGAGCTCTTACTGGAGTACTCTGAGCTTTTTTACGAGCTTGAGGTGGATGCTAAGCCAAGCAAGGAGAAGATGGGAGCAATTCAGGAGGTTTTGGGTGAGGAGCAAAGATTCAAGGCACTACAAAAGCTGCCAGCCGAAAGAGATGCTCTTGTATTGAAGCATATCCACTTTGTCTATCACCCTACAAAGGAGACGTGCCCCAGCAGTCCTCACTGCGTAGACTCTAAGATCGAACAACTCTTAGTTTCACGTTTCCCCACGTGTTACCCCTTTTTTGATGTGAAAGCCCATTTTGGGGACACCAAGGCTGACAGAATTAATCTCGTCATACTAGGGAAAGATGGACTGGCCAGAGAATTTGCCAATGAGATTAGGACTCTCTGCACAAATGATGACTGGTATGTGTTAGACGGAAAGATGTATGAATTGACGCTGCGGCCCATAGAGGGAAACGTACGTCTTCCGGTGAATTCCTTCCACACCCCCACTTTCACCCCTCACGgatgtctgtgtctgtataaCTCAAAGGAGTCCCTGTCCTATGTGATTGAAAGCCTCGAGCGACTTAGGGAATCAACTCTAGGTCGAAGGGATAGCCAGCTAGCACAGCTGCCAACGTCGCTTCTTCTAGTCACTAAAAGAGGCGTAGGATCATACGTGGATATAGGTGGAGAAACTGCCTTAAACCTTATAACACAGGGACAGCAGGTTGCAAGGAGGCTGCAGTGTAGCTTTTTAGATCCTGCCTCCCCTGGTGTGGGCTATGGCCATAATGTCAATGAGACTCAAATCAACCAGGTGCTGAGGGGGCTTCTGGATATTCGGAGGAGCACATCCTTTAGTAGCAGCTCCCCACCCCTCCTCCCTGAGCCTCCAGGTCTCAGAGACTCCCCTCATCAGCCGGCGCCAGAGGCAGACCTTCGCATTGTCATGTGCTTAATGTGTGGAGACTCCTATGACATTGAGCAGCTCCTGTCCCCCTTCTTAATGCATCAACACTGCAGGCCCATGTCTAATTGTGGCACCTCTGTATTGCTGGAGCAGACAGTTGGTGGACACAAGCTGGCCATAGagctctctctgctctcataCCACGCCTCCTTCACATTGCGGAAGAGCAGGTTAGTACACGGCTACATCGCTGTGTACTCCGTTTCCCGAAAAGCCTCCCTGGAGACCCTTTGTGCGTTCTTGTGTGAGGTTCAGGACATCATCCCGGTTCAGCTGTTGGCAGTGGGAGATAGCCAGGCAGAGCTCACTGATAGCGACTATGCCTGTGAGCAGCTGATCCAGGGGGAGGAGCTAGCCCATGAGATAGAGGGTCGTTTCAATAGCGTGGTTTGCGGATCTGGAGGGGTGGTGGGAGGTCTGCACAGGATAGAAATGTTCCATTCATTTCTGATGGAGGTGGTGGAGAAACGCAACATTGTGGAGGCTACGCACATGTACGATAATGTTGCCGAAGCGTGCACCAATGAAAATGTTTACTCCCCACGCTGCAGTTCTCCCAGTCCTGTCACCATGTTTCTGGATTCAGAGGATGATGTAGAGCCATCACCACCATACTATGATGGCACACTGACTTCTCACAGTGGGGGTTTCAACATGCCGGACTTAGATTCTAGTGACATCTCTGTCATCTCTGATATCAGAGACTTTGAGAACAAACTCAACAACAAAGTGCCCCCTCAAGTGAGAGTCAAACCGGGCGTCACTTTTGACTTCCGGAAGGTGAGCCGTAACCCATATATCGACACCCTTGGTCATCGTCGCTCCCTGCCATCTGCTGTCACCTGGGTTCCTGGCGGGGATGTCGGCTACGATCCCTCAGACTACGCTGAACCCATCGACGCTGTTTCAAAACCCCGCCCCAGCAACGAAGAAATCATCTACTCTGTGCCACACGACAGCACACAAGGCAAAATCATCACCATCCGCAACTCTAACAGGATGCACTCCAATGGGAACGGCTCAGACAGCGAAGCAGACAGCAGCTCTCTGGAACGAAGGAGGAAGTTCTCAGCGGCGGGGGTGAAGCCCCGTCTTTACCGTGACCGGTCAAAGCGGCTCGGCAAGTTCAGCAGCTTCCGCACCAGCTTCATAGGCAGCGATGATGAGATGGGAGCTCTTCCGAAATCAAAGGAGGATGACTTTGGGACCCTGAAAGGCGAAAGTCTTGTTAATGAGGAGAGTGAGGACCCAAAAAAGAGGAACATTCTAAAGAGCCTGCGACGAACAGCCAAG AAAACAAGACCAAAGCCCCGTCCAGCTATTCCCAAGCCCCCGGAGAGCAATTACTTTGGGGTCCCCCTTGTGAATGTGGTATCCCCTGACAGACCTATCCCACTCTTCATCGACAAGTGTGTCCGCTTCATTGAGACCACAG GCCTGAACACAGAGGGTTTGTACCGCGTAAGCGGCAACAAGTCAGAGATGGAAAGCATGCAGAGGCAGTTTGAACAGG ACCACGGATTAGACCTAGTGGAGAAAGACTTCTCCATAAACACTGTGGCTGGAGCCCTCAAAAGCTTCTTCTCTGAGCTGCCTGAGCCCCTGGTGCCTTGTGCTCTGCAGGTGGACCTATTGGACGCTTTCA aaaTCAATGACCGAGAACAGAGGCTGTATGCCATGAAGGATGTCCTGAGGAAGTTCCCCCGGGAGAATtatgatgtcttcaaatttgtAGTGAGCCACTTACACAA ggTGAGCCAGCTGAACAGGGTGAACTTGATGACCAGCGAGAACTTGTCCATCTGCTTCTGGCCCACCCTCATGAGGCCCGACTTCACCACGATGGACGCCCTGACTGCCACACGCACCTACCAGACAATCATCGAGAGCTTCATCCACCAGTGTGCATTCTTCTTTTACAACCAGCCCCTCCTCGACTCCCCCACGGGCCTCGCGGGCCTCCCCGCCTCACCCACCACCACCCTCAGCGGGAGCTCTGCCTACTCCTGTTAccgctcctctcctccccacACCACCGCACAC CAGCCCCCTCAGCAGTCGCCACCCACCACCCCGCAGTCCCCCCTGCAGTCTCTGCTCCCTCCCCTCCACCAGCACCCCCACTCCCACCATTCCCCCGCCGAAACAAGAGACACTGTGAGAAGAGACAGTGAAACCACGTGTGCCCATGATGATGCTGGACCTTATCACCAacacactgaaattaaaaaaaaaaacaaaaacaaaaaaaaaaacgtgcacTTGCACACTACATTTTTGATCATGGACTAA